From Capricornis sumatraensis isolate serow.1 chromosome 19, serow.2, whole genome shotgun sequence:
GATTTCAAACTCAAAACTAAAGTGAAAACCAGATCCCTGAAATTTTCCAAATCAGCCTCTTCCTGACTTAACTCCTGTAATAGGACCAAGATTCTCTCTAGATTCTTATTACTTTGGTTATTACAGTTTTTCCATGCCATCAACCTTACACATTTCTTTAGATTAATGTGTTTCCTAAAACACAACCCTCATTATACCTTTGTTGTGCTCAAAAACTTTGAGAGGTTCTTTCTTTTATTAAGTAAGCATAATTCCTctgtgtactgctgctgctgctgtcacttcagtcgtatctgactctctgtgacccttagCTTTATTATTAGATTGTAAGCCTTCTGAGGGCAAGGAGCCATGGCTGTGTTAATTAGTGCTACCCTTCATACACTAAATGCTCAAAAGGTTTACTTAATGAACTGTATAAAactatacagaatagtttcaaaCCAACATATAAATACGACTATAATGTGTATGATACAGACCATAAACATATGTACTGAAAGAATTAAAACAGCACCATCTTAAGGAAAGTTTCACGGAAGAGCTAAATAACAGTTTTGGGATACACTCTTCCCATCAGCTCTTGAAAGGCCCAATTTAAAGGTAGGCCTTTCATGAGACCCAACTTTTCTCCTTGTTAGAGCCTGAAAGTACCTCATTTAATTTCAAAGCCATTTCCACTTCACCCTCCTTGTCCAGATGAGAAGAGTTGATATTTCAGTATGTGCACCAAAAGACTTTCACATGAACCTTTCCTTATGTATCTTAGGAATGCACTGGTTTTCTAAGGAGCTTGATTATTAAAACTGTTGAAATGCTAAAGCAATGATATTTTATGACTTTGAAGCAATCTAAGAAGTAATTAATAATCTCCATTGACTCCTATCTAGAAAGCTACGTGGGCTGGAAAACTACATAATAAGCAAATATTTCCTGCTGACTAGATTGACTGATTTTGGTGGGAGAAGAATACGGaatccttatttaaaaaattttttaaagttttaaaattttactggtatctacttccctggtggctctgacggtaaagcgtctctctacaatgtgggagacctgggttcgatccctgggttggtaagatcctctggagaaggaaatggcaatccactctagtactattgcctggaaaatcccatggacagaggagcctggtaggctacagtccatggggttgcaaagagtcggacacgactgagcgacttcactaaacTAAACAGCAAAAGGCAGGAATTTACCTGCAGTGGAGATACTTAAGGTTTGCTAAACAGCATCTGAAAAAGCTAGATTACTTTTTGATACAAACTTCTTTAATATCAGGAAATAATTTAACATACCAAATGTCACTGGAGTAATAAATGTCACCAATTCTCCCATTTCCTTTCCTGCTATCTATTAAGGAATTATCACTAGTGCTAATCCAAATAATTTGGAAGCagtccttttcattttatacaGGGCTAACAGCTGTTTTGACTTTGGTTTTTATATaaagaacaaagatcatggcattacaAATAATGGTTAGATAATTAACATCTTTTGGGTCATATTTAGTCACTTTCTGTCCGCTGAGAAGGAAGTGAATTAAACTTAAATCAGCCAAACATGAGTTAATGTAAAGCTCTTTGCAGAGCTTGGTTTTCTCATAAACAAAATCTCTCAGCTATGAACAATTATATCTAAGTGATTTGAGGGACCTAAATAGTCTAGTCTAGTATAGATCACTCTCTCTTTCAGTTCCTCAATTCTGCTGTTACATCATTTCCTCCTGAGAGCTGAGGCCAAAAGGGAACAGTTGCTGCCATTTCTGAAATCCTGTTGCCAATACTTttctccgctgctgctgctaagtcacttcagttgtgtctgactctgtgcaaccctataggcggcagcccaccaagctcccccgtctctgggattctcaggcaagaacactggagtgggttgccatttccttctccaatgcatgaaagtgaaaagtgaaagtgaagttgctcagttatgtcctactcttagcaaccccatggactgcagcccaccaggctcctccgtccatgggattttccaggccagagtactcgagtggggtgccatcaccttctctgaatgCTTTCCTCTATTTGGTTTTATAGTCTTCACAgggaaaaagcaaatgagaaagctGACCACTGGTAAGTGGAAGTAACATTCCAGGACTAGGAAAATGGGAGGTTATTCCAGTCTCTTTTCACTTCTTACCATGAAGAAGGCACCCCGGTGATAATACTTCTGTAGGAACTTATATTTGCCCTTAACAGCTTTGTTGGTAATGACTTTGCCATTTGCCCGAAGCTCAGCTCGCCTCTCTTCCTCAGTTAGGTTTCTCATTCGTTCAATTTCTGCTTTCTCCTTCTCAAGTCTGTTCAGAGAATGAAAACTATTTATTAGTTTCATTTTAGTTTCATAAAGACCCAGTTATCTGAATATGACACAGTCCCACCTCCTTTCAAGCATTATTTATCTTCATAGATTCTAGTTACTATCTGTTAGGAGTTAAGATCAgaagtttaataaataaaaaggtcAGGTAGTCTTCATTACGCTCACAAGACCAGGTACTGCAAACTTCTGAAAGTTGATTCTAGTTTTTTTGAGGTTCAGACATACTACTACTGCTTGATTTTATAACATTACGAATTTCCCTTCCCCGAAGAgccttctttgttttaaaaaaaatcaatttaattcTGTATAAGACTTGactggtattttttaaataatgtgctTACATACCACAAACCAAGGGTCACCATCATTAACTAGACTGCAGCAGTTTTAACCTTTTTTAGGGGTGGAGAGTCATAGGTcccttttcttcaaaaaaaataaaaggcattcctAGTTTTTAGGAATGGGTGGTACAGCTCCAAGATGATTTTGGTCTAACTGAGTGTGGTAGAGGAACTGCATAGCAACCTCcaaaattgtgagaaataaataattgttttaagtcactTACTTTTGGGTTGGGTTGTTATGCAACAACAGAAAACTGATTACAGCAAGTAACTAGTTTGTGTCTACTAGGAAACTACTAAAGGGAGTATCAGCTGCACTCTTATCGCGGAGAAACACTGACAAAATGTGTTTCTCTTCCCTGATTCTATTATAATAAGCCACATGCCACGTAGGGGGAACACACCTAGCTCTAGGAACCCTAAAGAAAGCTAGAATGGAACTCACAGTAGGTGCGGAGCCTAAAAGCTACCCTACTAGGAATATGGCCACCCAGTGGTATTAAGCTCTAAGCTCATCCCATTACTCACgcttctctgtcttctctgtcCCTCTTGATTCTCTTTAACTCCCGAACTTTCCAGGCCTCATATTCCTCCTCGTCATTTTCATCATCAGTATTGAGGGCatccagggcagccagagaccgcTTGTTCTCCTCCAGCTCTTTCTTGGTTTCCTCCTCTACAATCTGGATAGGGAGAACAGTTCAACTGTTGGACTTCCTCATTCCCCCTCAGACAGATGGAAACACACAACTCCTCACACTCAATCCTCACAGGCACGCCCAGCACCTTGAGTGTGTACTTGCGTCTCTCCTCAGCCATGTGTTTGGCCTCCTGCTCCAGCTCCTTCTGTTTCAATGCTTCAGCCTCACGTTCTTGAACTGTCACCCGGTCCTTCCTGCAGCACAGAGGTCCTGTTAATTGCCCAAAGTCCTTAGAGTGGTGCTCCTTGTTCCCTAAATCAAGTCTCATTCAAACCAGACAAAGCCAAATGGTCTCTGGCTCTATTATTTGCAAAGAGCTAAAAGTGGGAATCATTTCCGGTCTTTAGAACATCAAAATTCCATCATCTTTGAACTGCCTGAATTATCAAGAAACCTGCTGGACTGTAGGATTTCTAGTCATTAGGAAAGGAATAGGAATTTGCTCTTAAGtttgattttgtatttaaaataatataagacCTTGGCAGGTGTGTTTTCTTTAAGTGGGAAAGGAGATGTGAAAACTAACTCAGACTGCCACCAagatgcgtgtgtgcgtgctctgtcgcttcacttgtgtctgactccttgcgaccccatggactgtaacctgccaggcgcctctgtccatgggattcttcagcaaggatactggagtgggtcgccatgccctcctccaggggatcttcccaacccagggattgaacccatggttcctgcaatggcaggtgggttcttcacccgctgagccacttgggaagcccaataccAAGATATTCCTCAGCAAACACTCTGCTGAGCTGGGGCACTGGACAGAAGACTTTTACTTAGTGCCTACATTTCAGAAGAGCATGACTGAGAAAAGAGGCTTCCGTCTTCAGACCCAGAAAGCAGTAATTATGTGGATTCAGGCCTGGTATGTGACATACTTACTTCCGAATGAAGACGGGCTTAAGGCGAGGCTCCATCTCATCCTCACTGTCTGTGTACTCCTCATACTCAGACTCTGATTCGGACTCCTCCCCAGAACGTCCCTCGTCTTCCACCTCCATGACCTCCagctcttcattttttctctccTGTGCTCTTTGGCGCATCATGCCACGACGCCGTTCTATTTCCTATCAAGTTACATGTCCAAGCCAGTCAGCCAAACGGCCTGTGCACTGCAGTGGCTTTTTATTCTTACCTCATCAAGCTCAACAAATTCTGGTTGAGTATATGCAACTTAGTACCACTCTATTTCAATCCTATCCAAAACAAGTAGGGAGCACTGGATCAGACTTCTGCCAAAAGCAGATATCTTGTGCTTCTAAGGCCTCAACAAAGGAGCACCGGCCCTAATTTCTTCTTCCACCCAGAAAGAACTTCCCACTTTCCTTAATCATACCTCTTCATcaatctcttcttcctcttcctcactgCTATCTTCTCGTTCCATGCGCCAAGGATCTCCTTCTACTTCGGAGTCACTTTCTCCAACCACTTCAGGTTCCACTATTTTCCGATGTCGAGCCAATCTGAAAGACAGTGTCTGACTGTAATAGCAACCTCACAAAAAAGACATTTCCttagtcacagagcaccaggacATTATGTTTCCTTTTACTAGTACTGAAGCcttgagatgaggaaactgaggtgcagattAAAGAAACTAACTCAAAGTGTCAGAAGAAATAGTCAAATTGGACCTAAAACATTACATGTATGCTGAGGCACGCTGGGGCACTGTACCAAGCTTAGATGGGTGCACTGGGATATACTGTAAAGCTCAAAGTAGTTGAGTTTTAACAGCAGATCACATTATGTTTCCTTTCAATGGTATCGTGACTTTATAAACCTTTTTTTGGGCTGCTGTGATAAAAAGCAAGTTCTGCATGAAAGTCAATACAGAACAGGAAATGAGTGACTGTGCCAAGGTGACTCCAAGGTTTGAGAAGCTGTTAGTGCCCAAGAGGCACACAAACCCCAAAGGTAAGTAATTGTGGTTAtgcaaacatgaaataaaaatggttTTTCTTTTATAGGTATTAAAGTTTTTAAGTTCCTAAGTTGCTAGgacataaatatttatgaaatcatTTGGCTCTAACTACTTAATAAAGAGAATTGTCTGGGCCCAGAGGCTCTGTGAAAGAACTCCTGAGAACATGAACTGTGAAAGTTGGGAACCTCTGGCTACTCTGTAAGGTAATGTCTCAGTCaatacaaaatacacaaaatcCTTCGCTGGAAGGAGTCCCTTTCTGACATGAGACCACTCATCAGTCCTTTTCTCCTATTTTATCAGTATCATTTCTCCTCATTGGCTTTTAGAATAACTacctggaaaagatcaatttctCAAATTTTAGAAAACATCTCTGTGCGAAAAAGACCCCACAACAAACCAACCAGCGATCTGTGCTTTCAATCCCCTTGAGTCATTTTCCAAACCCCACTCTGCTTTAGTTTCCTGGCTtgtaaaaatggggataatcatagCCTCATAAAGTCATTATATGGATTACAACAATTAGTTAAAGTAATATACCAGGAACAGTGCCTGGTGCACAGGAAGTGCGACTCAAGTATTAGCAGTTATTGCTGGGTTCACGCCCAGGATAACATAACCCTTGTCATTACCTCTCCTCCACATCTTCACTAATACGGTTCTGCAAACGCCGCAGCCGAGGGTCACTAGATGAATCCTCCTCCTGTTCCTCGGGCTCTGCTTCTTGTTCTTTGGCTTTCTTAATGAACTGAAACTCTTCATCCTCCTCATCTGAGGACTCCATAGGGGCATAGTCTGGCCTCTTTCCTGACACATAACGTTTTACCTTCACTTTTTCCATCGAAATTTCACCTGGGTAAGAAACAGAACTTACATTTCAGTAACCTCTTTCCCAATGTCCTTCAACCCTTGGCCTTTCCAGGTAAAAAAGCCCTGTATTCCTGGCAAACCAGGTCCAAGCCGGAGAAGGAGCCCTGACCCAACCATCTATTCAACTACATCTTTTTCCTACAAAGGCCAAGTCATGAGAAGGCATTCCTGTGAACACCAAAACTAATGATAATGAAGTTTAGCTTGGGTACAATGAGTGGAGGAAGGGTGGGCAGTGAAACAATACAAAGTCCCTCCTAATAGGGAGACTACTTCCACCTTAACTATATGCTTAAGTGAATTATTTGtaacagtgcccagcacacagtaagggtgacctaagtgggaatataaaattaaaagagtgTTCATTCTTTTAGTTCCTCAAGATATTTCTCTGGCAGTCTTTATATAATCTATTACCACATAACTCCATCTTCTAATCTTTCTTTCTACCTTTTCTTTTAGCTTATGTGCTACCAAACCTGCAAGAGTAGATTACCTGTCTTTTACAACAGTTCCAATGAACAGAAAAACAGTGAAAACTAAGTAAAACCTTTTCTAAGATGAATACAACCTGGATAACCAAGCTGGACAGTTCAAGGGAAAACTTTAGGTGGACTTCATTTACAAACATAGATACAGGCAACATAAAAACTAACCAAGAAGCCCCTCTAAGCTATAGGGACATAATTAAAATTTAGCCCAGGACTACAAGGATGGCTTAACCTTAGAAAATTAACAGGGGGAAAAGTaatgtactttttaaagtttatataattACAGTCACACAATCTTAACAACAGATCCAGCAAACATtatatttaatgataaaatattagaAGCACTCCTTTAAAAAACAGTAGGCATCGTTAGGTTGTCCCTATCATACCTTCTGATCAACACTGTATTATGGTTTCAGggcaataagaaaagaaagagataaaaggtaagaattaaaaagaaagaaactggcaCAATTTGCAACCAATATGATTACTTATGTAGAAAATACAAGATAACCAGAGAAGCTTAAAAAATTCAAGTAGAAAGGTGTATAAATgctagataaaaataaatgtgccTGTACATTGGCTACCtataattagaaaatacagaaaattctatttacaatagcaactAATCTATAAGATACTAAGGAATAAATTCAACAAGTGATGTGTGAGGCTAtaggaggaaaaatataaaatataattgttttaaagatataaaagatcaaaataaatgaagaaatgtatCATGTTCAAAGATGAGAAGAGGGCAACTGTGCCCGAGTAAATCAATAaatgagagtccgttggactgcaaggagatccaaccagtccattctgaaggagatcagccctgggatttctttggaaggaatgatgctaaagctgaagctccagtactttggccacctcatgcgaagagttgactcattggaagactctggtgctgggagggattgggggcaggaggagaaggggacgacagaggatgagatggctggatgtcatcatggacttgatggacgtgagtctgagtgaacgccaggagatggtgatggacagggaagcctggcgtgctgtgattcatggggtcgcaaatagtcggacacgactgagtgactgaactgacctgtgctctttaattttaatgtaatttcatTAAAAGCTGTTCCCAGGCTGATTCTAAAATCATATGGAAGAACAGGAGGTCAAAAAGAGCCAAGACAATTCTGAAGAACAAGGTGAGGtaaaagaccttaacagacaccttgccaaagaagatatacagatggcaaataagtatGTGAAAAGATGGTACACATTTTGTGTCTTCGTGCATGCTCTgtggcttagtcgtgtccgactctgcgaccccatggactgtagcccgccaggctcctctgtccatggggattctccaggcaagaatactggagtgagttgccatttcctcctccagggcctcttcctcaccaagggatcaaacctttgttttcttcattggcagtatttcttttaaaccactgagccacctgggaagcccttatatgtCTTcagggaatgcaaattaaaaaaaaaaaaatacaatgagatGTTGCTACAcacagaatggccaaaatctagagctctgacaataccaaatgctggtaagaatgtggagcaacaggaactctgatttattgttggtgggagtgcaaaatggcacaaccactttggaagatagtttggTGGTTTCATACAAAACTAagcatactcttaccatatgatctcatTTCTGCTCTTTGGTATTTATACAAAGGAGCAAAACACAAAAACCCGCAGATGGATATCTAttgtagctttgttcataactgccaaaactttTAAGCAACCAAGCTGTCCTTCACGAGGTGAGTGGATAAGTAAACTATGGTACATCaagatgatggaatattactcagcaacaacaaaacaaaaagagctatcaagccatgaaaatacATGCAGGAAActtaaaatgcatattactaagtgaaaatactgtgtgataccataatgatggatatatatccctatacatttgtccaaatctATAGACTGTACATCAGAGTGAACCTTAATGCAAACTACCGACTGAATGAtaaatgatgtgtcaatgtagattCACACTACTCTAGTAGAAATTTTTACACAAGTGCACTAAAGAGACATATTTAAGAACTAtttgtaaaagggaaaaaagtaacaaaatgacAACTAAATGTCCCTtaacagggatcaaactgtggTTTAATTATACAATGGAACTTATAAGCaggtaaaggggcttccctggtggctcagaggttaagaatctacctgccaatgaaggagacaccagttctatccctgggtagggaagatcccctggagaaggaaatggcaacccactccagtaatcttgcctgggaaatcccaaggacagaggaacctggtgggttacagtcccatggagtcccagagtcagacaggacttagcgactaaacaagcaGTTAAAGTGAATGAATAAGATCTTCAGGTATCCAAAGGACACTTCTCCAAAGTCATGCTGActtaaggaaaaaacaacaacaaaaggcagAATGCACAAAGATAGATActgtatatttaaaagataaaaagaactgACATTACTTTCCAAATACTTTACTGAAAAAACTCGGACTTTCAGTCTGACTCCCCAAACAAGTACAGTTTTCCTTCATCCATTTGCACTCATTAGAATCCTACCCATCCTTTAAAGATCAAGTTAAATATTCCAATCTGAAGAGATTATTCCTTCTCTGTCCTCCCAAAGCATTTCGTTTATATCACCTATGTGACAGGTTTTATAGGTGGGAAAGACCATAAACTTGTTCAGAATGTGCCTCCTTTTGCATGTCTCACATCTACAGACTATGAGTTCCTTACACCACTGTTTTACACCATTTTGTATTCAATTTAACAAATACAGTCACTGCGATGGCTGAAAGGGATAAAAAGTTTTAAGATAGAGTTCTTGCCTCAAATAGGTTATTGATTTACGATGTAGTAGACGGAGGTGGACACGTAATTACAATGATACGAGTTATAAAAACACCATAAACAGACAATGGACAACAAAATGTATGCTACACAACGCCATGCAAATAGCAGGCATCCACTATATTAGCTTAACTTATTGGTGGAGGAGAGAGCACACAGGTTCTGCTAAGGAGATGAGTAGCAACGCGATCGGATCCGAGTTTGACGGGGAAAGTCGAAGAAATAGGGGCAGGGTCTTAAGGATCGCTGGGGATAAGGTGGTGGACCCGGGGTAAGTTTGGAATATCCTGACGAAAGAGATAAGATCCGACTGGAAAACCGCTTAACACAGTACCTTTCTCATTGCGAACCGGGACGGCCCCAGCCGTTGACTGAATGGGCGGTTGTTTCATGAGTGAGCTTGGGACCGACATGTTGACGACAGCGGCGGTGACTCCCGAAACTCGACTGATTTCAAAGTGAACAGCTACAACGTCAACGAGCAGATAAAACCCTCTCCTCCTAGGACCACTGGAAACTGCTGCGCGACTGATAGAAACACCACCTTCGACTGAGCTAGAAAAACCGGAAGTATACGACCAGAGGATTGTGGGATTGTGGAGGACTTCTAGGCGCCTACGACTAGAAGGTGGAGTCTGTTACTGCGCATGTCCATAGGCTGCCCCGGCGTTCTCAGTCTCGCAGTGTTTGTACGCGTCTTCCCTGCGGGAAGTTGGTTCCACTGGGATTTGCTGTTAAGGCCCTGCGACGAGGGAAGTCTCAAGTAAAGGTTTTGTTCGTTAGGTTGGTCTAAACCCTACTATTACAGGGTAGTGATGATTAATGAAACTCAGGAGATAATGAACTGCAGTTTGTAAAGATTGTCAAATTTGAAAGCTCAGAGTTTAATCGGAATAGAAATCCCGTTAACAGCACTTGATTAGCTCAGTTGATGAGGCTGAGCGGATTGTGGTGAGGTATTTTTTGGTCACTTGAGGGCAAGTGGTGGTAATTTAGGCcagtggcaagaaaaaaaaaaaaatcttccaagcAGCTTAGAATAGTGTCTGAAATCCGAACACTATTAAGCGTTCCAGTTCTGTCCATTTCTGGAGACTGCCTATTATAACATATTCCTGGCTGGAATGTTTGTATATGAGTCCGTAAGTAATTATTAAGCACTGGTGTTTACATCACTTAGATCTCTCTAAGGAGAATGGAATATTGTTAAAAGGCTCGTGTCCTCCAGGAACTTGAATTTTATTTAGTAAGTCTTAATGGGaggcccggagaaggcaatggcaccccacaccagtactgtttgcctggaaaatcccatggatggagaagcctggtaggctgcagtccatggggtcgcacagagtcggacacgactgtagtgacttagcaacagcagcggcaatgggaggcctggcgtgctgcaattcatggggtcgcaaacagtcggacacgactgagcgactgaactgaaccgaaagggTTTATAATAGAATAGGAACAAATAGCCCCAATTTTCTAGGTGGAtcgtgtttaaaaacaaaaacaaaaaacaggctaGTTGGTAGAACACTGTAGAAAAGATTTTATAACTGCTGTGTACGGAGAGAAGGGACAGCGTGAGCAAAGTCTTGAAGTCCAGAAATATGGCATATATCAGGCGCTGTGAAAAGTGATTTTATCAGTAATTTTTGAGTCCAGGAGTGAAAAATTGCTGAAGGGAACTTTCCTGAAGGTACTGTTAGTAGCGTTACTTCTCAAGTGGTTTCACCTGTTCTACAATTGGGTCTCAGCtgggagaagaaataaaattgggcAAGTCTCAATCAAAGAACAGTGCAGGACACAAGTTTTGAGCTACCAAGGACTGTAAAAATAGAGTTGATAGAAATTTGTATTGTAAATTTATCAGCTCCAAAACTATGCTATCCCGAGGGAGTAAATCTGACGGGAAGGCAATTCTTTCTGCTCTTGGCAacccagaaaatagaaaacaacgACAACAAAACAACTTCTTAATATGGCAATGACTATAAGAAATACATTGTCCTAAAATCTTATTTATGATGATTTGTGAtacaaaagttatttaaaacTGTCCTCCTGTCCTTGGATTTTTTAAGGCCATCACTAGAATCTTAGTTAACTGGTGGGTGAAGTTTAAACCACCTTATCAGCTCttgggagggggggcggggaatCAAAatactttccttcctaggagaaTACGACAGCCATAGGGCATAATTTTCTGGTGTCGGGGCGGGGGGGAAATC
This genomic window contains:
- the MFAP1 gene encoding microfibrillar-associated protein 1, whose protein sequence is MSVPSSLMKQPPIQSTAGAVPVRNEKGEISMEKVKVKRYVSGKRPDYAPMESSDEEDEEFQFIKKAKEQEAEPEEQEEDSSSDPRLRRLQNRISEDVEERLARHRKIVEPEVVGESDSEVEGDPWRMEREDSSEEEEEEIDEEEIERRRGMMRQRAQERKNEELEVMEVEDEGRSGEESESESEYEEYTDSEDEMEPRLKPVFIRKKDRVTVQEREAEALKQKELEQEAKHMAEERRKYTLKIVEEETKKELEENKRSLAALDALNTDDENDEEEYEAWKVRELKRIKRDREDREALEKEKAEIERMRNLTEEERRAELRANGKVITNKAVKGKYKFLQKYYHRGAFFMDEDEEVYKRDFSAPTLEDHFNKTILPKVMQVKNFGRSGRTKYTHLVDQDTTSFDSAWGQESAQNTKFFKQKAAGVRDVFERPSAKKRKTT